The genomic DNA AGATGTAAATGTAGATTCCTTAACTACAAAACAAATTCAAGATATCTTTTCTGGTAAAATTAAAAACTGGAAAGAAGTAGGCGGAAAAGATGAAAAGATCAATGTAGTCAACCGTCCAGCTTCTTCAGGTACTCGCGCAACATTTGAAAAAACAATTATGAAAGATGTAAAAGTTAACGACGGAATCGGTACTACCCAAGATTCTAACGGTGCGGTAGAACAAGCAATTAACTCTACGCCAGGTTCTATTAGTTATCTTGCATTGTCTTACTTGGTTGGAGACAAAAAGGACAGCCTAAAAACATTGAAAATTGATGGTGTAGAACCAACTGCACAAAATATCGCTGATGGTAAATATAAGTTTTGGTCTTATGAATATATGATTACAAAAGGCGAAGCAAAAGATGCAGTAAAAGGGTTTATTGACTTCGTAAAGAGTGATGAATTTGCAAAGAAAGTAGAAGAAATGGGCTATATCCCAATTTCAGAATTAAAATAACAAAAGAGCATAGGCTGGCTACTTGTAGCCAGTCTTGTT from Bacillus methanolicus MGA3 includes the following:
- a CDS encoding phosphate ABC transporter substrate-binding protein PstS family protein — protein: MAKKGFTLSIAALLLTAALAGCGNADNAKGDNAAETKKTESKQETYSGTITAAGSTALQPLAEEAANEFMGNNPDVSITVQGGGSGTGINQVASGAVQIGNSDVPAADKIDAEKAKELVDNKVAGIGFALVVNKDVNVDSLTTKQIQDIFSGKIKNWKEVGGKDEKINVVNRPASSGTRATFEKTIMKDVKVNDGIGTTQDSNGAVEQAINSTPGSISYLALSYLVGDKKDSLKTLKIDGVEPTAQNIADGKYKFWSYEYMITKGEAKDAVKGFIDFVKSDEFAKKVEEMGYIPISELK